In Lactuca sativa cultivar Salinas chromosome 5, Lsat_Salinas_v11, whole genome shotgun sequence, the DNA window GAAGGGCGGAGGTGGTAAGCTCAAACCAAAAGGCCAAGCGATCTTCAAAACTCCCCCGCCTCCTCCTCTTCCTCCGACTGTCACGCCTAACGCAATTGTCGCTCAAGATGGAAGCGGAAAATTTAAAAGCATCAAACAAGCTCTAGCTGCTTATCctccaaatcatcaaggaagATATATAATCTATGTTAAGGCCGGTGTGTACAACGAAGGTCAAATCATTGTTGGAAAGACACAGAATAACGTCTACATGTACGGAGATGGTCGCACCAAAACCATCATCACCGGAACCCTAAACTTTGGaattcaaaaaatttcaaccTCCCAAACTGCAACTGTAGTTGCCTTAGGAGAAAGGTTCATGGCTAGGGCTATATGCTTTAGAAACACAATCGGACCAGCAGGACACCAAGCTGTTGCATTTCGATCTCAGTCCCCTCACACTGTTATGGTCGATTGCAGCTTCGAGGGTTACCAGGACACCTTGTATTACCACGCCCATGACCAGTTCTACAAGAATTGTGCCATATCCGGAACTGTGGACTTCATCTTTGGGTTTGGACGGGCTTATATCCAAGACTCGGAAATCTTCGTTCGAAAGCCAGACAAAAATCAGGCAAGCATGGTAACAGCTGATGGAAGGACGAAATTTGAAGAAGCGGGTGGTGTGGTGCTTCACAATTGCAAGATCATGCCAGCTCCGGAGTTGGCTCCGGTGAAGGGACAATATGCCTCGTACCTAGGACGACCATGGAAAGCATCGGCAACGTCTGTGATAATGCAATGTGACATAGGAGATCTAATCAAACCAGAAGGTTGGACGGTGTGGGAATCGCCTGAGGGGAAGAACAACCACATGTCATGTATGTTTAGGGAGTTTGGCAACAGGGGACCAGGTTCCAACATGGCAGGTAGGGTAAAGTGGAAGGGGTTTCAACCAATCAAAAGCCAAAAGGAAGCATTGGGTTTTACAGCTGGCACATTCATGATGGCAGGAGCTTGGTTACCTCAGTATGGTGTAAAAGCTAATCTTGGGCTATAATAGTATTTATTTTTCTCTTCCATTTGGTAGCAAGGCAGGCATGTAAACATCACTTTATTTTTAAACCTATAAATATAATCAAATCTATTAGGTATCCCGATAGTTACAATTTGGATCAACGTTATATGATAACTCAAATCATATAACTTTTAACTTGAATGTTCCTAGGGGTGAGCCTACGTATTCATCATAATTGTATGGTGTTGCAATCATTGATTCTAAGAGTGTTTTTGTTCTTTCTATTTCACTTATGCTAGTGTAGTGTGTGCTTTTAGAAAATTGTAGGGCTAAGAAAAGTGGCAACGAACGGTTTCGAACCTGGGCCACTGGTTTTCGCATAAACGACTTCAACCACGAAGCTGGACACAATTTTGTGATGTTAATGATGAGCTATTTTATATATCAATGATTGAAATAAGGAAAAGAACAAAAATCGAACCTAGATATCCACGATAGAAAAGCATTGCCTTTCAAATTAGGCTAATTTAGGTATTATAATATCCTACATTAGGAATTATATTTCATATctaaaattttgatatat includes these proteins:
- the LOC111910127 gene encoding pectinesterase, which encodes MANKIVISILSLVLVVAAVLGVVAVIKSSGSKSDKDLSTSNKAADSVCKPTEYKEACKKVAVEVAKNSSATHEDYIIATIRATADELQKALKKASTAKDDLDDDDKKDSPSHRDLETCEKMLGYAKDELQQVLKVVSETEAVSLAQQIDPILVWLTAVRAYQTTCVEEIRDEKLKKDMQEGLETSNELTYNAQKIVYNVLDILKDIGVDLGELGDLQLPPTGSRRLLDELHEIEHYGFPSWVSTNDRKLLGSKKGGGGKLKPKGQAIFKTPPPPPLPPTVTPNAIVAQDGSGKFKSIKQALAAYPPNHQGRYIIYVKAGVYNEGQIIVGKTQNNVYMYGDGRTKTIITGTLNFGIQKISTSQTATVVALGERFMARAICFRNTIGPAGHQAVAFRSQSPHTVMVDCSFEGYQDTLYYHAHDQFYKNCAISGTVDFIFGFGRAYIQDSEIFVRKPDKNQASMVTADGRTKFEEAGGVVLHNCKIMPAPELAPVKGQYASYLGRPWKASATSVIMQCDIGDLIKPEGWTVWESPEGKNNHMSCMFREFGNRGPGSNMAGRVKWKGFQPIKSQKEALGFTAGTFMMAGAWLPQYGVKANLGL